Proteins encoded within one genomic window of Pseudorasbora parva isolate DD20220531a chromosome 3, ASM2467924v1, whole genome shotgun sequence:
- the tpcn1 gene encoding two pore channel protein 1 isoform X1, whose protein sequence is MSDNWDVGPITGAAMEISSTVDSMSGLTHDRPVQTSSLCPQFASVDGAGNYDIVNNVVIPTPGAPDPRAQNSLRQSWEMNYQEAAIYLQEGENNDKFFTHPRSAHALSAYLFAHNHLFYVMELLTAVLLMLLSLSEAPAVPFLRLDVYIHATLELLALATVAFELGMKLRWLGFRTFIQHKRTMVKTCVLFLQFVEAIVVLVRQTSHLRVTRALRPIFLVDCRYCGAVRRNLRQIFQSLPPFIDILLLLLFFMVIFAILGFCLFSANPADPYFSTLENSIVSLFVLLTTANFPDVMMPAYSKNRWSCIFFIVYLSIELYFIMNLLLAVVFDTFNGVEKMKFKSLLLHKRSAIEHAFQLLVSRQRPDGVSLKQFDGLMRFYRPRMTVRDRFLTFKALNYSDSTMLSLQDFYKFYEVIGLKWKARRSGEHWFDDLPHTAFLIFKGINLVVKSKAFQYAMYLVVAVNGIWILVETNMLNDGVSWTRVVPWSYIVFLTIYGIEVLLKITGLGPMTYFSSGWNLFDFSVTVFAFLGLIALAFDMEPFYFIVVLRPLQLLRMFKIKQRYRNVLDTMFELFPRMASLGLTLIIFYYSFAIVGMEFFAGVVYPNCCRNSTVADSYRQENVTIGNRTVLEEGYYYLNNFDNILSSFVTLFELTVVNNWYITMEGVTSETTHWTRLYFMTFYIVTMVVMTIIVAFILDAFLFRMNYSRKNREPLDDPEDEKGIVFETEVSQTEALQTVELYKHTLGVTNLNSLQDMCVALERSGHSSLVFQGRRSRTKSDLSMKMYEEEIQEWYEEYSRTNLQPDETFHRELDSPEANASNSIN, encoded by the exons ATGTCTGACAACTGGGACGTGGGGCCGATCACAGGGGCTGCCATGGAAATCAGTAGTACAGTTGACAGCATGAGTGGACTAACGCATGATAGGCCAGTCCAAACATCCTCCCTCTGCCCACAGTTTGCGTCTGTCG ATGGGGCAGGAAATTATGATATTGTAAATAATGTCGTCATTCCGACCCCAGGAGCACCAGACCCCAGGGCCCAGAATTCTTTGCGGCAGAGTTGGGAAATGAACTACCAGGAAGCAGCAATATACCTGCAG GAGGGAGAGAATAATGACAAGTTTTTCACTCATCCGCGAAGTGCCCACGCGCTCAGCGCCTACCTGTTTGCACACAATCACCTTTTCTATGTGATGGAGCTGCTGACTGCGGTGTTACTCATGCTTCTGTCCCTCTCAGAGGCCCCTGCCGTCCCCTTCCTCCGCTTGGACGTCTAT ATTCATGCGACACTGGAGTTACTGGCATTGGCGACGGTGGCATTTGAGTTGGGTATGAAACTCAGATGGCTTGGCTTTCGCACATTTATACAGCATAAAAGGACAATGGTGAAG ACATGTGTCCTGTTTCTTCAGTTCGTTGAGGCGATTGTGGTCTTAGTCCGGCAGACATCTCACCTGCGTGTAACAAGAGCCCTGCGGCCGATCTTTTTGGTGGACTGCCGTTACTGTGGAGCCGTTCGCAg AAACCTGAGGCAGATATTTCAGTCTCTTCCTCCCTTCATTGATATTCTTCTGCTGTTGCTTTTCTTCATGGTCATCTTTGCCATCTTAGGATTTTGCTTGTTCTCAGCCAACCCAGCTGACCCG TATTTTAGCACACTTGAGAACAGCATAGTGAGTCTGTTTGTCCTTCTGACCACTGCAAA TTTTCCAGATGTGATGATGCCAGCATATTCAAAGAATCGTTGGTCATGCATTTTCTTCATTGTGTATCTGTCCATCGAGCTTTACTTCATCATGAATCTG CTCCTGGCGGTAGTTTTTGACACCTTTAATGGAGTCGAGAAGATGAAATTCAAATCTCTGCTTTTACACAAGCGATCTGCCATCGAGCACGCCTTCCAGCTGCTGGTTAGTCGGCAG AGGCCAGATGGAGTGTCTTTGAAGCAGTTTGATGGACTGATGCGATTCTATCGTCCACGAATGACTGTACGGGATCGTTTTCTCACCTTCAAAGCTCTCAATTATTCAGACTCAACCATGCtaag TCTCCAGGACTTTTATAAGTTTTATGAAGTGATTGGACTCAAATGGAAG gcTCGACGGAGTGGGGAGCACTGGTTTGATGATCTTCCTCACACAGCATTCCTCATTTTCAAAG gaATCAACTTAGTTGTGAAATCCAAAGCTTTTCAATATGCAATGT ATCTGGTAGTAGCAGTTAATGGCATCTGGATCCTAGTGGAGACAAACATGTTAAATG ATGGTGTCTCGTGGACTCGTGTTGTCCCCTGGAGTTACATTGTTTTCCTCACAA TTTATGGAATTGAGGTCTTGTTGAAGATCACAGGCCTTGGTCCAATGACATATTTCAGCTCCGGATGGAACCT CTTTGATTTCTCAGTAACAGTATTTGCCTTTCTGGGATTGATTGCTCTGGCCTTTGACATGGAGCCATTCTACTTCATTGTGGTGTTGAGACCTCTTCAGCTCCTCCG GATGTTTAAAATTAAGCAGCGCTATCGGAACGTTCTGGACACAATGTTTGAACTGTTCCCACGTATGGCCAG TCTAGGTCTGACTCTGATTATCTTCTATTATTCTTTTGCCATCGTTGGAATGGAGTTTTTTGCGGGGGTTGTTTATCCAAACTGCTGCAG AAATAGCACAGTTGCTGACTCGTATCGCCAGGAAAATGTGACCATTGGTAACCGAACCGTGCTAGAAGAAGGATATTACTATCTCAATAACTTCGATAACATCCTAAGTAGCTTTG TCACTCTTTTTGAGCTAACAGTGGTGAACAACTGGTACATCACTATG GAAGGTGTGACATCAGAAACAACTCACTGGACTCGCCTTTATTTCATGACCTTTTACATTGTCACCATG GTTGTCATGACGATAATCGTGGCCTTCATACTGGATGCATTTCTCTTTAGGATGAACTACAGTCGGAAGAACAGAGAGCCGCTGGACGACCCAGAAG atGAAAAGGGGATTGTATTTGAGACAGAGGTGTCTCAGACTGAAGCTCTACAGACTGTGGAATTGTATAAACACACACTGGGCGTCACCAACCTAAACTCACTGCAGGACATGTGTGTGGCTCTGGAGCGAAGCGGG CACTCCTCATTAGTATTTCAGGGTCGAAGGTCACGTACCAAGAGTGACCTCAGCATGAAGATGTACGAGGAGGAGATTCAG GAATGGTACGAGGAATATTCCAGGACAAACCTTCAGCCTGATGAGACATTCCACAGAGAACTGGACAGCCCTGAAGCCAATGCCTCAAACAGTATTaactaa
- the tpcn1 gene encoding two pore channel protein 1 isoform X2, with amino-acid sequence MADGDDDVPLILTWDEASSELLEEEENGAGNYDIVNNVVIPTPGAPDPRAQNSLRQSWEMNYQEAAIYLQEGENNDKFFTHPRSAHALSAYLFAHNHLFYVMELLTAVLLMLLSLSEAPAVPFLRLDVYIHATLELLALATVAFELGMKLRWLGFRTFIQHKRTMVKTCVLFLQFVEAIVVLVRQTSHLRVTRALRPIFLVDCRYCGAVRRNLRQIFQSLPPFIDILLLLLFFMVIFAILGFCLFSANPADPYFSTLENSIVSLFVLLTTANFPDVMMPAYSKNRWSCIFFIVYLSIELYFIMNLLLAVVFDTFNGVEKMKFKSLLLHKRSAIEHAFQLLVSRQRPDGVSLKQFDGLMRFYRPRMTVRDRFLTFKALNYSDSTMLSLQDFYKFYEVIGLKWKARRSGEHWFDDLPHTAFLIFKGINLVVKSKAFQYAMYLVVAVNGIWILVETNMLNDGVSWTRVVPWSYIVFLTIYGIEVLLKITGLGPMTYFSSGWNLFDFSVTVFAFLGLIALAFDMEPFYFIVVLRPLQLLRMFKIKQRYRNVLDTMFELFPRMASLGLTLIIFYYSFAIVGMEFFAGVVYPNCCRNSTVADSYRQENVTIGNRTVLEEGYYYLNNFDNILSSFVTLFELTVVNNWYITMEGVTSETTHWTRLYFMTFYIVTMVVMTIIVAFILDAFLFRMNYSRKNREPLDDPEDEKGIVFETEVSQTEALQTVELYKHTLGVTNLNSLQDMCVALERSGHSSLVFQGRRSRTKSDLSMKMYEEEIQEWYEEYSRTNLQPDETFHRELDSPEANASNSIN; translated from the exons ATGGCGGACGGGGACGACGATGTTCCGCTAATTCTGACCTGGGACGAAGCGAGCAGCGAACTGCTGGAGGAGGAAGAGA ATGGGGCAGGAAATTATGATATTGTAAATAATGTCGTCATTCCGACCCCAGGAGCACCAGACCCCAGGGCCCAGAATTCTTTGCGGCAGAGTTGGGAAATGAACTACCAGGAAGCAGCAATATACCTGCAG GAGGGAGAGAATAATGACAAGTTTTTCACTCATCCGCGAAGTGCCCACGCGCTCAGCGCCTACCTGTTTGCACACAATCACCTTTTCTATGTGATGGAGCTGCTGACTGCGGTGTTACTCATGCTTCTGTCCCTCTCAGAGGCCCCTGCCGTCCCCTTCCTCCGCTTGGACGTCTAT ATTCATGCGACACTGGAGTTACTGGCATTGGCGACGGTGGCATTTGAGTTGGGTATGAAACTCAGATGGCTTGGCTTTCGCACATTTATACAGCATAAAAGGACAATGGTGAAG ACATGTGTCCTGTTTCTTCAGTTCGTTGAGGCGATTGTGGTCTTAGTCCGGCAGACATCTCACCTGCGTGTAACAAGAGCCCTGCGGCCGATCTTTTTGGTGGACTGCCGTTACTGTGGAGCCGTTCGCAg AAACCTGAGGCAGATATTTCAGTCTCTTCCTCCCTTCATTGATATTCTTCTGCTGTTGCTTTTCTTCATGGTCATCTTTGCCATCTTAGGATTTTGCTTGTTCTCAGCCAACCCAGCTGACCCG TATTTTAGCACACTTGAGAACAGCATAGTGAGTCTGTTTGTCCTTCTGACCACTGCAAA TTTTCCAGATGTGATGATGCCAGCATATTCAAAGAATCGTTGGTCATGCATTTTCTTCATTGTGTATCTGTCCATCGAGCTTTACTTCATCATGAATCTG CTCCTGGCGGTAGTTTTTGACACCTTTAATGGAGTCGAGAAGATGAAATTCAAATCTCTGCTTTTACACAAGCGATCTGCCATCGAGCACGCCTTCCAGCTGCTGGTTAGTCGGCAG AGGCCAGATGGAGTGTCTTTGAAGCAGTTTGATGGACTGATGCGATTCTATCGTCCACGAATGACTGTACGGGATCGTTTTCTCACCTTCAAAGCTCTCAATTATTCAGACTCAACCATGCtaag TCTCCAGGACTTTTATAAGTTTTATGAAGTGATTGGACTCAAATGGAAG gcTCGACGGAGTGGGGAGCACTGGTTTGATGATCTTCCTCACACAGCATTCCTCATTTTCAAAG gaATCAACTTAGTTGTGAAATCCAAAGCTTTTCAATATGCAATGT ATCTGGTAGTAGCAGTTAATGGCATCTGGATCCTAGTGGAGACAAACATGTTAAATG ATGGTGTCTCGTGGACTCGTGTTGTCCCCTGGAGTTACATTGTTTTCCTCACAA TTTATGGAATTGAGGTCTTGTTGAAGATCACAGGCCTTGGTCCAATGACATATTTCAGCTCCGGATGGAACCT CTTTGATTTCTCAGTAACAGTATTTGCCTTTCTGGGATTGATTGCTCTGGCCTTTGACATGGAGCCATTCTACTTCATTGTGGTGTTGAGACCTCTTCAGCTCCTCCG GATGTTTAAAATTAAGCAGCGCTATCGGAACGTTCTGGACACAATGTTTGAACTGTTCCCACGTATGGCCAG TCTAGGTCTGACTCTGATTATCTTCTATTATTCTTTTGCCATCGTTGGAATGGAGTTTTTTGCGGGGGTTGTTTATCCAAACTGCTGCAG AAATAGCACAGTTGCTGACTCGTATCGCCAGGAAAATGTGACCATTGGTAACCGAACCGTGCTAGAAGAAGGATATTACTATCTCAATAACTTCGATAACATCCTAAGTAGCTTTG TCACTCTTTTTGAGCTAACAGTGGTGAACAACTGGTACATCACTATG GAAGGTGTGACATCAGAAACAACTCACTGGACTCGCCTTTATTTCATGACCTTTTACATTGTCACCATG GTTGTCATGACGATAATCGTGGCCTTCATACTGGATGCATTTCTCTTTAGGATGAACTACAGTCGGAAGAACAGAGAGCCGCTGGACGACCCAGAAG atGAAAAGGGGATTGTATTTGAGACAGAGGTGTCTCAGACTGAAGCTCTACAGACTGTGGAATTGTATAAACACACACTGGGCGTCACCAACCTAAACTCACTGCAGGACATGTGTGTGGCTCTGGAGCGAAGCGGG CACTCCTCATTAGTATTTCAGGGTCGAAGGTCACGTACCAAGAGTGACCTCAGCATGAAGATGTACGAGGAGGAGATTCAG GAATGGTACGAGGAATATTCCAGGACAAACCTTCAGCCTGATGAGACATTCCACAGAGAACTGGACAGCCCTGAAGCCAATGCCTCAAACAGTATTaactaa
- the iqcd gene encoding dynein regulatory complex protein 10 isoform X2: MRISTKKNNTRPLMMGSKLDDLLFEDRLSDAATIPNKTKADLLKTIKPSRKTLSSREAKLIFGVLDECINQMETASLLRTLLKCPEALLPSLGEEAVRALKEHHRLEEKYQAMVLDGSVEQREQLAKSAKAVQDSFRNIVRLFRATPTTKEVLKGIELNTGQEMWSEKLKDGLCELREVVLERLLTTPVEEKERREVMLEVSLCHSANQELMDSLDKEVAMAIKAKDTEISVLNNKVHQLRNSLHQMEKGLEESVARTQQDAEKQSQSDKKTSEGKRARMLQEANHLRAQLNNVIAANRERELELRKKKYKEETEIENLIQKYDAEMGEKQTELEEMTSMHEKDKTELRGLEELFAIMNLEYSQIMQERQEAQEKAEQQEKEREMQSQAATIIQAYWKGFCVRKAMKASAKPKKGKKGKGKKGK; encoded by the exons ATGCGGATTTCTACCAAAAAGAATAACACG AGACCTTTAATGATGGGCTCAAAATTAGATGATCTCCTTTTTGAAGACAGACTATCAGATGCAGCCACCATTCCAAACAAAACTAAGGCAGACCTTTTAAAGACCATCAAGCCCTCCAGAAAGACTCTATCATCTCGGGAAGCAAAGCTCATTTTCGGGGTACTAGATGAGTGCATTAATCAGATGGAGACAGCCTCTCTTCTACGGACTTTGTTGAAATGTCCAGAGGCACTTTTGCCGAGCCTAGGAGAGGAGGCAGTGAGGGCCCTTAAAGAGCACCACAGGCTTGAGGAAAAGTACCAAGCAATGGTGCTTGATGGGAGTGTTGAACAAAGGGAACAACTAGCCAAATCAGCAAAAGCAGTTCAGGACTCCTTTCGTAACATTGTGCGGCTATTTAGGGCAACTCCAACCACAAAAGAGGTGCTAAAGGGGATAGAACTTAACACAGGGCAAGAGATGTGGTCTGAGAAGCTGAAAGATGGCCTGTGTGAGTTGAGGGAGGTCGTTTTGGAGAGGCTCCTCACAACTCCTGTGGAGGAGAAAGAACGCAGAGAGGTGATGCTGGAAGTTAGTCTGTGTCACTCAGCCAACCAGGAACTGATGGACTCACTGGACAAAGAGGTTGCAATGGCAATAAAAGCCAAGGATACAGAG ATCTCTGTGTTGAATAATAAAGTGCACCAGCTAAGGAACTCACTGCATCAGATGGAAAAGGGTTTGGAAGAGTCTGTTGCCCGAACTCAGCAGGACGCTGAGAAACAGAGCCAATCAGACAAGAAAACTTCAGAGGGGAAGAGAGCTCGTATGCTGCAGGAGGCCAATCACCTGAGAGCTCAGCTTAATAATGTGATTGCagcaaacagagagagagaactgGAACTACGAAAG AAAAAATACAAGGAAGAAACAGAGATAGAGAACTTGATCCAGAAATATGATGCTGAAATGGGAGAGAAACAG ACTGAGTTGGAGGAAATGACAAGCATGCATGAGAAGGATAAGACAGAGCTGAGAGGCCTGGAGGAACTTTTTGCAATTATGAACCTGGAGTACTCCCAGATTATGCAGGAGCGACAGGAGGCTCAGGAGAAGGCAGAACAGCaggaaaaagaaagagagatgcAGAGCCAAGCTGCCACTATTATTCAGGCCTACTGGAAAGGCTTTTGTGTGCGCAAGGCCATGAAAGCTAGTGCAAAGCCCAAGAAAGGAAAGAAAGGAAAGGGTAAAAAAGGGAAATGA
- the iqcd gene encoding dynein regulatory complex protein 10 isoform X1, whose translation MSFKILFSLFIYFLIYIVSGVANEDDLFIWCVNSFLSLIQSKRPLMMGSKLDDLLFEDRLSDAATIPNKTKADLLKTIKPSRKTLSSREAKLIFGVLDECINQMETASLLRTLLKCPEALLPSLGEEAVRALKEHHRLEEKYQAMVLDGSVEQREQLAKSAKAVQDSFRNIVRLFRATPTTKEVLKGIELNTGQEMWSEKLKDGLCELREVVLERLLTTPVEEKERREVMLEVSLCHSANQELMDSLDKEVAMAIKAKDTEISVLNNKVHQLRNSLHQMEKGLEESVARTQQDAEKQSQSDKKTSEGKRARMLQEANHLRAQLNNVIAANRERELELRKKKYKEETEIENLIQKYDAEMGEKQTELEEMTSMHEKDKTELRGLEELFAIMNLEYSQIMQERQEAQEKAEQQEKEREMQSQAATIIQAYWKGFCVRKAMKASAKPKKGKKGKGKKGK comes from the exons ATGTCTTTCAAAATCTTGTtttcattattcatttattttttaatctataTTGTTAGTGGTGTTGCTAACGAAGATGATCTGTTTATTTGGTGTGTGAATAGTTTTCTCTCCCTTATTCAATCAAAGAGACCTTTAATGATGGGCTCAAAATTAGATGATCTCCTTTTTGAAGACAGACTATCAGATGCAGCCACCATTCCAAACAAAACTAAGGCAGACCTTTTAAAGACCATCAAGCCCTCCAGAAAGACTCTATCATCTCGGGAAGCAAAGCTCATTTTCGGGGTACTAGATGAGTGCATTAATCAGATGGAGACAGCCTCTCTTCTACGGACTTTGTTGAAATGTCCAGAGGCACTTTTGCCGAGCCTAGGAGAGGAGGCAGTGAGGGCCCTTAAAGAGCACCACAGGCTTGAGGAAAAGTACCAAGCAATGGTGCTTGATGGGAGTGTTGAACAAAGGGAACAACTAGCCAAATCAGCAAAAGCAGTTCAGGACTCCTTTCGTAACATTGTGCGGCTATTTAGGGCAACTCCAACCACAAAAGAGGTGCTAAAGGGGATAGAACTTAACACAGGGCAAGAGATGTGGTCTGAGAAGCTGAAAGATGGCCTGTGTGAGTTGAGGGAGGTCGTTTTGGAGAGGCTCCTCACAACTCCTGTGGAGGAGAAAGAACGCAGAGAGGTGATGCTGGAAGTTAGTCTGTGTCACTCAGCCAACCAGGAACTGATGGACTCACTGGACAAAGAGGTTGCAATGGCAATAAAAGCCAAGGATACAGAG ATCTCTGTGTTGAATAATAAAGTGCACCAGCTAAGGAACTCACTGCATCAGATGGAAAAGGGTTTGGAAGAGTCTGTTGCCCGAACTCAGCAGGACGCTGAGAAACAGAGCCAATCAGACAAGAAAACTTCAGAGGGGAAGAGAGCTCGTATGCTGCAGGAGGCCAATCACCTGAGAGCTCAGCTTAATAATGTGATTGCagcaaacagagagagagaactgGAACTACGAAAG AAAAAATACAAGGAAGAAACAGAGATAGAGAACTTGATCCAGAAATATGATGCTGAAATGGGAGAGAAACAG ACTGAGTTGGAGGAAATGACAAGCATGCATGAGAAGGATAAGACAGAGCTGAGAGGCCTGGAGGAACTTTTTGCAATTATGAACCTGGAGTACTCCCAGATTATGCAGGAGCGACAGGAGGCTCAGGAGAAGGCAGAACAGCaggaaaaagaaagagagatgcAGAGCCAAGCTGCCACTATTATTCAGGCCTACTGGAAAGGCTTTTGTGTGCGCAAGGCCATGAAAGCTAGTGCAAAGCCCAAGAAAGGAAAGAAAGGAAAGGGTAAAAAAGGGAAATGA
- the iqcd gene encoding dynein regulatory complex protein 10 isoform X3, with product MMGSKLDDLLFEDRLSDAATIPNKTKADLLKTIKPSRKTLSSREAKLIFGVLDECINQMETASLLRTLLKCPEALLPSLGEEAVRALKEHHRLEEKYQAMVLDGSVEQREQLAKSAKAVQDSFRNIVRLFRATPTTKEVLKGIELNTGQEMWSEKLKDGLCELREVVLERLLTTPVEEKERREVMLEVSLCHSANQELMDSLDKEVAMAIKAKDTEISVLNNKVHQLRNSLHQMEKGLEESVARTQQDAEKQSQSDKKTSEGKRARMLQEANHLRAQLNNVIAANRERELELRKKKYKEETEIENLIQKYDAEMGEKQTELEEMTSMHEKDKTELRGLEELFAIMNLEYSQIMQERQEAQEKAEQQEKEREMQSQAATIIQAYWKGFCVRKAMKASAKPKKGKKGKGKKGK from the exons ATGATGGGCTCAAAATTAGATGATCTCCTTTTTGAAGACAGACTATCAGATGCAGCCACCATTCCAAACAAAACTAAGGCAGACCTTTTAAAGACCATCAAGCCCTCCAGAAAGACTCTATCATCTCGGGAAGCAAAGCTCATTTTCGGGGTACTAGATGAGTGCATTAATCAGATGGAGACAGCCTCTCTTCTACGGACTTTGTTGAAATGTCCAGAGGCACTTTTGCCGAGCCTAGGAGAGGAGGCAGTGAGGGCCCTTAAAGAGCACCACAGGCTTGAGGAAAAGTACCAAGCAATGGTGCTTGATGGGAGTGTTGAACAAAGGGAACAACTAGCCAAATCAGCAAAAGCAGTTCAGGACTCCTTTCGTAACATTGTGCGGCTATTTAGGGCAACTCCAACCACAAAAGAGGTGCTAAAGGGGATAGAACTTAACACAGGGCAAGAGATGTGGTCTGAGAAGCTGAAAGATGGCCTGTGTGAGTTGAGGGAGGTCGTTTTGGAGAGGCTCCTCACAACTCCTGTGGAGGAGAAAGAACGCAGAGAGGTGATGCTGGAAGTTAGTCTGTGTCACTCAGCCAACCAGGAACTGATGGACTCACTGGACAAAGAGGTTGCAATGGCAATAAAAGCCAAGGATACAGAG ATCTCTGTGTTGAATAATAAAGTGCACCAGCTAAGGAACTCACTGCATCAGATGGAAAAGGGTTTGGAAGAGTCTGTTGCCCGAACTCAGCAGGACGCTGAGAAACAGAGCCAATCAGACAAGAAAACTTCAGAGGGGAAGAGAGCTCGTATGCTGCAGGAGGCCAATCACCTGAGAGCTCAGCTTAATAATGTGATTGCagcaaacagagagagagaactgGAACTACGAAAG AAAAAATACAAGGAAGAAACAGAGATAGAGAACTTGATCCAGAAATATGATGCTGAAATGGGAGAGAAACAG ACTGAGTTGGAGGAAATGACAAGCATGCATGAGAAGGATAAGACAGAGCTGAGAGGCCTGGAGGAACTTTTTGCAATTATGAACCTGGAGTACTCCCAGATTATGCAGGAGCGACAGGAGGCTCAGGAGAAGGCAGAACAGCaggaaaaagaaagagagatgcAGAGCCAAGCTGCCACTATTATTCAGGCCTACTGGAAAGGCTTTTGTGTGCGCAAGGCCATGAAAGCTAGTGCAAAGCCCAAGAAAGGAAAGAAAGGAAAGGGTAAAAAAGGGAAATGA